The Arachis duranensis cultivar V14167 chromosome 2, aradu.V14167.gnm2.J7QH, whole genome shotgun sequence genome has a window encoding:
- the LOC107475879 gene encoding uncharacterized protein LOC107475879 yields the protein MAGNSTSNNSAASGTSNINGNGERQSWATSPSTVFNHFGTSGLSVAVATAITHPLDVLKVRLQMQLVGQKGPLTGMGQLFLSVVKNEGPKSLYSGLTPALTRSVLYGGLRLGLYEPSKHACDVTFGSSNVLVKIASGMFAGAISTALTNPIEVLKVRLQMNPEMNKSGPXXXMTRAAALTASQLATYDETKQLLVRFASLEEGFHLHLISSTVAGILSTIVTAPIDMVKTRLMLQRASKGSRLYKSGFHCAYQVLLTEGPMALYKGGFAIFARIGPQTTITFILCEELRKLAGLKAI from the exons ATGGCTGGAAATTCAACTTCTAATAATTCGGCAGCTTCAG GAACTAGTAATATTAATGGGAATGGTGAGAGGCAAAGTTGGGCTACATCACCTTCCACTGTCTTCAATCATTTTGGTACAAGTGGACTTTCTGTGGCAGTTGCAACTGCAATCACTCACCCTTTAG ATGTATTGAAAGTAAGGCTGCAGATGCAACTCGTTGGCCAGAAAGGTCCTTTGACTGGAATG GGACAATTGTTTTTAAGTGTGGTGAAAAACGAAGGACCAAAGTCTTTGTATTCGGGCTTGACACCTGCACTAACAAGGTCAGTTCTTTATGGAGGACTACGCTTGGGCTTGTATGAACCCTCTAAGCATGCTTGTGATGTTACTTTTGGCTCCTCGAATGTTTTAGTTAAAATCGCTTCTGGCATGTTTGCTGGTGCTATTTCGACTGCACTCACCAATCCAATTGAAGTTCTTAAG GTGCGTTTGCAAATGAATCCAGAGATGAACAAGAGTGGACCGNNNNNNNNNATGACCCGAGCAGCTGCCTTGACTGCATCGCAGCTTGCTACATACGATGAAACCAAGCAG CTTTTAGTCAGGTTTGCATCTCTTGAAGAAGGATTCCATCTACATCTGAT CTCAAGCACAGTTGCTGGCATTTTGAGCACCATCGTAACTGCTCCCATAGATATGGTTAAAACTCGTCTCATGTTGCAACGTGCATCGAAAGGTTCTAGGCTCTATAAAAGTGGATTTCATTGTGCATACCAG GTCCTACTTACAGAGGGTCCAATGGCACTTTACAAAGG GGGCTTTGCGATATTCGCAAGAATCGGGCCACAAACAACAATTACATTTATATTATGTGAAGAGCTAAGAAAACTTGCTGGATTGAAGGCAATCTAG